A region of Desulfobulbaceae bacterium DNA encodes the following proteins:
- a CDS encoding tRNA-dihydrouridine synthase family protein, protein MFPLKPFAIGNITIDPPLILAPMAGVSHSPLRQLVASFARPGLFFSEMLSAKHIPDDIKKHSFWLARETCEQPMAYQIVAPSPEEAALGASHLCQIGAEIIDLNLACPAPNISGRRKAGGFLLSDLPLVTDILSTLRPVVSCPLTVKIRLGVKPDLIFLHDLVDILEATGVDAITLHPRLTTEKLKRRARWEYIGHLKDMTRLPVIGNGDVVTREDCLTMFDQTGCDGVMIGRAAAQKPWLFAEITSGLDQEITAEFLFATYQKAWTMMTDFFPANQTLGRIKEFTWYFTKNLRFGHRLAARMQNLPDLPACWQLVKEEFIKSW, encoded by the coding sequence TCTCTCACTCTCCACTCAGGCAGCTTGTGGCCTCCTTTGCCCGGCCCGGCCTCTTCTTCAGCGAAATGCTGAGCGCCAAACATATCCCAGACGATATCAAAAAACACTCCTTCTGGCTGGCACGGGAGACCTGCGAGCAGCCCATGGCCTACCAGATCGTTGCCCCCTCTCCTGAAGAAGCGGCGCTCGGCGCCAGCCATCTTTGCCAGATCGGAGCCGAGATTATCGACCTCAACTTGGCCTGCCCGGCGCCAAACATCTCCGGTCGACGCAAGGCTGGTGGATTTCTCCTCTCTGATCTCCCTTTAGTTACGGATATCCTCTCCACCTTACGTCCCGTCGTTTCCTGTCCGCTGACAGTCAAGATCAGACTGGGGGTGAAGCCCGATCTTATTTTTTTACATGACTTAGTTGATATCTTAGAAGCAACTGGAGTTGACGCCATCACTCTCCATCCTCGGCTCACCACCGAAAAGCTAAAGCGACGAGCACGCTGGGAGTATATCGGTCACTTGAAGGACATGACCCGACTGCCGGTCATCGGCAACGGCGATGTCGTCACTCGGGAGGATTGTCTGACCATGTTCGATCAGACAGGCTGTGATGGAGTGATGATTGGACGAGCGGCAGCGCAGAAACCGTGGCTCTTTGCCGAAATTACCAGCGGATTAGACCAGGAGATCACCGCCGAATTCCTCTTCGCCACCTACCAGAAGGCCTGGACGATGATGACCGATTTTTTCCCTGCCAATCAAACCTTGGGGAGGATCAAGGAGTTCACCTGGTACTTCACTAAAAACCTGCGCTTTGGCCACCGCCTGGCCGCCAGAATGCAGAACCTGCCGGACCTGCCAGCCTGCTGGCAGCTGGTTAAGGAAGAGTTTATTAAAAGTTGGTAA
- a CDS encoding carbonic anhydrase, translated as MIKQIRTMAIAASCLVLMAAGPALASSKAAKPSPDAILTMLKDGNARFMSGKAENPNSDKARMALAGKENQGDYAYATVISCSDSRVPVERIFDAGIMDIFVIRVAGNVVDTDEAGSIEYGLAHVNTPVLVVLGHTQCGAVTAVTSAVQGHGHALERNIPPLVDNIQPAVERAIAAHPEAKDKAVVPYGIEENVYQGIEDLFMKSPASRDLVKSGKVKVVGAIYDVATGEVKWLADAKTDEIMKSVEANPARAMEAMAGGEAKH; from the coding sequence ATGATCAAGCAAATTAGAACAATGGCTATTGCTGCAAGCTGCCTCGTGCTGATGGCGGCGGGACCTGCCCTCGCGAGTTCAAAGGCTGCCAAACCATCGCCTGATGCGATACTGACCATGTTGAAGGATGGTAATGCCCGCTTCATGTCGGGTAAGGCCGAGAACCCAAATAGTGACAAGGCCCGGATGGCCTTGGCCGGTAAGGAGAATCAGGGTGACTACGCGTACGCTACGGTGATCTCCTGTTCTGATTCCCGAGTACCCGTCGAGCGTATCTTTGATGCCGGGATCATGGATATTTTTGTTATTCGTGTGGCCGGTAACGTGGTTGATACCGATGAGGCAGGTTCCATCGAATACGGCTTGGCTCATGTCAACACCCCCGTTCTGGTTGTCCTTGGACATACCCAATGTGGTGCTGTCACTGCCGTGACCAGCGCGGTTCAGGGACATGGTCATGCCTTGGAGCGGAATATTCCGCCCTTGGTGGATAATATCCAGCCAGCGGTTGAGCGGGCTATTGCTGCCCATCCCGAGGCCAAGGACAAGGCCGTAGTCCCTTACGGTATTGAGGAGAATGTCTATCAGGGTATTGAGGATCTTTTTATGAAGAGCCCCGCCTCTCGCGACTTGGTTAAGAGCGGGAAGGTGAAAGTGGTAGGCGCGATCTATGACGTGGCTACCGGTGAGGTTAAATGGTTGGCCGATGCCAAGACCGACGAGATCATGAAGAGCGTCGAGGCCAATCCGGCTCGGGCTATGGAGGCTATGGCTGGAGGCGAAGCGAAGCACTAA
- a CDS encoding deoxyribonuclease IV: MKYVGAHVSIAGGVENAPLHAELIGAKAFAMFTKNQRQWQAKPLEDKNIRAFRENLERIGIQRHHVLPHDGYLINLGNSDPDKRQRSVNAFIDEAQRVEQLGLKLLNFHPGSHLNEISEEQCMDLIAEGIQQAIAQTQEVVFVLESTAGQGSNIGYTFEQLAMIIERVGLRERMGVCLDTCHLYAAGYDIKEKYHAVVTNFDQALGFDLLKGVHLNDSKSALGQKLDRHHSLGDGQLGWEVFARIMQDLRFDHIPLILETIDSDRWPEEISRLYGFSNEARVAL; the protein is encoded by the coding sequence ATGAAATATGTCGGAGCACATGTCAGCATTGCTGGAGGAGTGGAGAATGCACCATTGCATGCCGAGTTGATCGGTGCCAAGGCTTTTGCCATGTTTACTAAAAACCAACGGCAGTGGCAGGCAAAACCCCTGGAAGATAAAAACATCCGCGCTTTCCGGGAAAACCTTGAACGGATCGGCATTCAACGACACCATGTTCTCCCTCATGATGGCTACCTGATCAATCTCGGCAACTCTGACCCAGATAAACGCCAAAGATCGGTCAATGCCTTTATTGATGAGGCCCAAAGAGTGGAGCAGCTTGGTCTTAAGCTGCTTAATTTTCATCCGGGAAGTCATCTGAACGAGATTTCTGAGGAGCAGTGTATGGATCTCATTGCCGAAGGTATTCAGCAGGCTATAGCCCAGACACAGGAGGTCGTTTTTGTCCTCGAATCCACTGCAGGCCAAGGGTCGAATATCGGGTACACCTTTGAACAGCTTGCTATGATCATTGAGCGGGTTGGGTTGAGGGAGAGGATGGGTGTTTGTCTCGATACCTGTCATCTCTATGCGGCTGGCTACGACATTAAAGAGAAGTACCATGCGGTAGTTACCAATTTTGACCAGGCGCTGGGCTTTGATCTTCTGAAGGGGGTGCACTTAAACGACAGTAAATCGGCCTTGGGGCAGAAACTTGATCGACACCACTCCCTTGGCGATGGGCAGCTGGGCTGGGAGGTATTCGCTCGGATTATGCAGGATCTCCGCTTTGATCATATCCCCCTTATTTTGGAGACCATCGATAGCGACCGGTGGCCGGAAGAGATCTCCCGTCTCTATGGCTTTAGTAATGAGGCGCGGGTCGCTCTTTAA